Below is a window of Myxococcales bacterium DNA.
AAAAGGTGACGGTAGCCGTTGAGGACGGACGCAGCTATCTGGCCGCTGCACAGGACGCCTTCGACGTCGTTGCGGGGGATCTGTTTTTGCCGTGGGGCGCGGGGGCGGGAAGCCTTTACAGCCTTGAACACTTTCGCGCCGTCAAGCGTGCCCTTCGGGAGGGAGGGCTGTTTTGCCAGTGGTTGCCGGCCTACCAGCTGACGAGCGATCAGCTCACCCTCATCATCAACACCTTCCTTCAGGTGTTCCCCGAGGCGGAGCTGTTTCGCGGCGGGTTTCATCCCGACCGGCCAACGCTTGCGCTGATCGGCCTCAAGGGGCCCGGCCTCGATTGGAACGTTGTGCGCCAGCGCGCCGACGCCTTGCGCGCGCGTGATGACGTCAAGGACCCGAGCGTGCGTTCACAAGAGGCCCTGGCGCTGCTTCACCTTGGCCCTGCAGCGCCGCTGGTGCAGCCCGCGACGCCTGTGAACACGCTGGCCAACATGCTGTTCGAGCGCGATGCCAGCAAGGTCCGTCTTTCCGGGGGCGGCCAGGGACTCTATCTCTACAATCGCAACTGGACCACGTTCCTCGAAGGCCGCTACCGACATTTGGGCTCGGGCGCGGCTGAACTCACTCGGTCAGAGGCCGTGCGAAGGTGGGCCCGTCTCGGCATCATGCTCACCAACTGGGAGATAGCCCGTCGCACAGGGCATGCATCGGCCCCGGATCTGCAGCGGCAGATTGCGCAGGCGTTTCCGCGCTCGGTGGCCGCCGACCATGGCGCGGACTGGTCACATTGGCCCGGACTCGGCCGATGGCAACTCGAGCGCTGAGACGGAAGTGGTTCGAGGCGAAGGAGCGACTGCACGCGGCCGAAGTCCCTGTGTCGAACCGTTCTTACGCAATTGACTTGCAGAATATAAATAAAATGCAGAAATGAATGAGTTGCATTAATTCGGGCTGCGGGCTAGGGTACATGAGCGTCGGGCGGCAGGGGCGGGTCAGCCAGGGTTCGTGAAAAGTCCGTGGCGGGGTGTGGGGCCACTCCCGGCGCAGTTTCCTTCCCCAGCAGGAGGGGGACCCTCTACGTGTGCGTCCCGGCGCCGCCCATGGCCGTGATGGCGGCTAGCCACCGATTACAAAGCCGAACCGCGCCTGATCAGTGCGGCCATCGGCCAACTCCACGTTCACGGTCGTAAGCCAGTACCCTGGCATGAACAAATTCACGGGCGCGGCCTGATACTGACCTGACTGAGGCCCCGACGTCACGACGACCGTCGTTCCGGACCCATGTCCATGGTCCGGCATGCGAGGCACCACCGTAACTCTCGCCCCCTCGGGCCGCGTGCCGTCGATTGGCCTCACGAGCAACGACCACTGGCTTTGTCCCTTCAGGGGTGGCGGAGGCGTCGCCTCGAGAAGGGTGACCTCAATGAGGCCTCTTTCACCTGTTGCCACCATGCCGGGAACGAAGACCAGCGCCCGCGCGTCGCGTGGGTCCACCTGAAGCGGGGGGGGCCGCGTCCCCCGGCGGACTTTGCCCCAGGCCTTCGTCGTTCCTTTCCCCTGCGTCCTCGGTTGGTCCTTGGCCGAGAGGCGCAGGGCCAGCCGCATCCGTCGGGGAGGGGGCCGGGTCATCGCAGCCGGCCAGGACGAGCAGGGCCCAGAGCGGCGCCAGAGCGAGGAACTCCCCCCGGCGGATGCGGCTTCCGGGCCTTCCTCTGCGAATCAAGGCGCGCAGCAACATCAATCCGAGACCTTGATGGTCGCGGCTACGGGTTGCAACTGGGTCCGCACATACTGGACCGCCCGCTCGATCTCCGCCCGCGAAAACACCTTGTGGTACGGCGACATGTGGGAGAAAGCTGAACCATCGGGCAGGCGACCGATGGACCCGAAGGCTACCATGCGCGCCTGTTCCGCGGCAGAACGCTTTTCGAGCCAGTTCGCGATGGTGCGACCGCCGGCCTGCTCCTGCTCGCCGGGCATGAAGTAGACTTTGAACTTGGTCAGGTCGACAGCTTGGCCAGACCAATCCGCATGGCAATTCGTGCAGGCGCGGGGCCCGGTCTCGGGCAGCATCGCCTCGTAGACCTCTTTACCCGTTTTTCCCGCGTCGGCAGGCAACACGACGCAGCTAATCCCGTTGCAGCCATTCGTTCCCGCACAGGTGTGTTCGGTCGTGACGCCGGGATCCCAGTCCCCGTAGGAAAAGCCCGCGCAGCTGTTGACGCCCGCGCAGGCGGCGTGCACCTGCGTGTAGCCTGCGCGCTGATCACAGGCTTGCTTGATCTCCGCGAAGGTGCGGGTGCCTTCCGTTTCCAGAGTGACCATGGGTCCCACGGGAGCTGCCGCGTCCGCAGGGGCAGGGGCCGCGTCGGGAAGCGAACAAACTCCCCCATCGCTTGGCCCGGCATCGGCTTGCGGGGGAGGGCAGGAGCACATCGACGACGCGTCGAGGACCACGGGGTCGGGTTCCATGGTCGCATCGTCACTGCATCCCAGAGCCCCGACGCCCAGCAAGCCGGTCAGGGCGCTGGTCATCAGGGCACGCGTGGGCGTGCTCGCGACGTTCGAGGGAAGGGCCGGTGCGATGAGGCTGAAGAGGCGAGCTCTACGGGACATGGTTTCCTCTGTAGTCGTTGACGGCCCGGAAGGCCCAAGTTACGTGAAGTGCGCATCCTCTCCGCGATGGCGGTTCGTGGGAATGCGACACTTTGTCGCAGGGAGCTTTTTCCGCTGCGGATCGTAGGAACTCACTTCAAGATGGCGCGCATGTCTCGAAAACCCGCCGTATCGGGCGGAGACACATCGAACCCCTCGGTCCCGATATCGACCGAAACCGTGTGGTTAGCCCCCGCGCCGTTGCGATCGGTGAGCTCCATTCTCAGTGCGTAACCCCCTGCAGCGATCTCACACCCGTGCAAATCCCGAAGGTCCCAAACAACCTCGTGAACCGTGTGTCCCGTCAAGGTAGCACCCGTGATGGCATCCACCTCGTTGCCCCCCGAGACGGCGAGCCAGGCCGAGAGCCACTTGGCGCGCACGTTGCCCCACGAAGCGAGCGTACGGACGAACTGCCCTTGGCTCGTCTCCATCCAAATGGCGCCCACGTTCTTGGGTGCGAAGCGGCCTCCCAGGGGAGCCGTGCGGACCGTGAAGGTGAGCGTGCGTTCAGATCGTGGAACCGCGCACGCCGGATTGTTGTCCGGAGCGTCCGCAGACCCTGCATCTCGGACGAACAGCTCGGTAGGCAGGGTAAGCGCGTCGGTGTCAAGGAAGTCTTTGGCTGGGTCTGTCGGGTAGCAGGCCGTGAGGCAAACCAGGACGAGAGCCGAAAGCCACGACGCGCGAGCGGGTGCGCCCTGTTTCTGGGTTCGTTCGTCGTGGGGGCGTTCTCCTGCGGGGGGCCTGCTCGGACCACGTTGGCCTCGTCCTCCGTCTACGTGCGGGCGGATACCGACCGCACCACCGTCGTCTCCCCGGAGATTCGCGCCGCGGCCGCGGTGGGAGAGAGGGTCACCGTCGAGGCCTCCGAGGTCGTGGATGCGTGGACGGGCGCCTCGATCGACGTCATCACGGCTGCCACCGGCACCATCCGCGAGCGGCGCTTCGAGACGAACGCCCAGGTGGGCTACAGGGGTGACCTCTGGGCGTTCGCCCTGGGGCTTCGGCACTCTTTCGAGAACGACTACGGGTCTTTGGGGGGCTCGCTGCGGCTGGCGGCTGACGTCTTCCAGCGCAACACCACCTTGGCTTTGGTGGGTTTTGGAAGCACGGATGCAGTGGGACGTGCGGGAGATCCAGGCTTCCGCCGCGGGGTCGTGCAGCTGGGGGGGCGTGTCTCCGTCACGCAGGTGTTGACGCGTTCGACGCTGGCCGAGTTGCAGTGGGAGAGCGTTCGCCTCGAAGGATATCAAGCGAGTCCCTATCGCTTCGTGGGCGTTGGTGGCGATGGCGTGTGTGGGGGGCGAGCGGTGTTCTGTCTGCCCGAACATGTACCGGACGGTCGTCTGCGCAACGCACCCTCGATCCGGTTGCGCCAGGCGCTCTCCACCCGCGCCTCTTTGGGTTGCGATTATCGCTTCTACTTCGATTCTTGGGGCTTGCAGTCCCACACCATCGAACCTGACCTTGCCTGGCTGATGGGGCGGTCGGGAACGTTGAGCGTAAGCTTTCGCCATCACACGCAAGGACGGGCTGACTTTTACCGCGCTCGTTACCTTGGTCTCGACGGCAGTGAAGGATTTTTTACGCGTGATCGCAAGCTCTCGACGTTCTCGTACCATGGTGTGGGACTCTCCTACGTTCACGATCTGAGGCTTCGCGACGAGGGTACGGTCCTGCAACTGGGGGCTCGTGCCGCCTTTACACGATTTCATTATCTGGAGTTCCTTGGGCTTGAACGGGTATCGGTGCTCGAGACCACGGCGTACGTCGCCTTGCGCTTCGAGTGACGTCGGCGCAGGTGACGACCCGCAACGAGGGCGAGACAAGCCCATGGCACAGACGGGATGCTCCCCCCGGCGGCGGACAGTGAACAGCCCGCCAGGGGTGTGCCTTCGGCGCGCAGTTCGTGACGAACTTCGAGCACACCGTCACCTTGGCTGTCGCCTGCGCTGTTTGAAAGCACCACCCCGAGTGCGAAGGTCAGCGACTTCGTCGGGGGCGCTGTAAAGGAGAGCGAGACCTCGCTGGCGCCGCAGTCGAGAACACCCACCACGCGCCGGAAACCAAGGTCATGCGCGTAAAACGCAGGTGGCGCGCTACCGACTTCGTCGCAGCGGGATGCTGGGTTCGCCTCGGCAGCAGGGGGCAATGTCACGGGAGGTGAACGGCCGAGGTCATCCATCAGTTCCATTTGCAGTGCGTGAGAGCCCCGATCCGGTGGCCAGCTCAGAGTGAGATTGTAGGTGGCGCCGGGAATGAAGGTGCGGGGCAGGGCGCTCTCGACGGGGGCGTCGTTCGTGAGGTTCCGCCAGGCGATGGCCACGACCGGCTCGGGGCCTCCCTCGTGGCATACACCGCAGCCAAACCCATCACCTGGCGCTCCCGTGAATTGTCTGCCCCCGCCACCGCCCTCCAGCGCCGGCAGCGCGAAGCGCCCGGGGTCCGAGAACGCCTGCGCAGATGAAGGAGCTGCAAGACCTGCGAGGCAGAACGCGGCCATCAGTGGCTTCATCGAAGAGTCTCCGCGGTCACGGCCCAGAAAAAGAGCGCCTCCCATCGGGGATCCCTCTTTGTCAGATAGATGCTTTGGCCCCAGGGGTCGTCACCCGCGTGACCTGCACCGCCTGCCTCCACGGCCAACGGTTTTCGAAGGAGGGGGCCGCGCCGGACGCCGGATTCGCCCGCCAGCATGGAGGCCGCTCGTGTATACGCGAGGGCCAGCTCCTCAGCCGTGGGAGGATCGAAGAGGGCCGTCGCTGGGTCGAGCCGGGTGCGCCCGGGGCCGTGCACGCGAAAGAAGCGCTGTTCGTTTCCGTGACAACCCGAGAACGCGCAGTCGGCGAGCAGAATCGGATAGACGGTGGACGCAAACGCCGCAGGGTCGGGGCGGGGGGGGGACGCCTCCTCGGGAGGGGGTGCGCAGGCCCACAGGATCGAGCCGACGAAGCACGCGCCCCATCGCCTCAGCATGGGTCTACGCCCTCCCAGAAGCCGAACTTCACCGACTCGGCAAGCCAGGCCTTCACAAGGTGCGAAAGACGAGTGGGGGGCAAAGCGATGGCTTCACGCTCGAGAGCCGCCAGGGCCTCGGCCAGCGGCAATTCCGACAAGCGTTCGTAGAGACGTGCCTGCAATTCGTCGATCAGCCACAGGCGAGGCCCGGTTTCGCCCCTTACGAGGGCGGCGTGAACCCGCCGGGGGTGTTGCGGGGGTAGGGGCACGGGGGCTTCTGGAGGGAGTGAGGTCAAGCGGCTGCGCAACGCGAGCAGGGGCCAGTCTTCCTCGACCAAAAAGAACCGACCCGAGGGACGAAGGCGGCCCGTGGCCAGCTGGTCCGTGCCGACTCGCTGAAACGCACGCGACGTCTCCGCCCGGGGTTCCGGGGCCCAAAAAGCTGCACGGTACGCAGCATCGATGCGAGCGGCCTGGACGAGCGCCGTGGCGGATACGGCCGCACCCTCGAACGGCGGGAGTCCTGCGTTGTGACCTTGCGCGAGCCAATCGTCGAAGCCGAGGGCAACCTCCCCGAGGTCGTGCCCCCGGGGTGGGTGCTTTTCCAGGAAGCCTGCGACCAAACCGTTGAAGCCCCAAGCCCCCGCCAGTGCCGCGACCAGGCGATACTCGTTTTGCATGACCGCGAACAAACGAAACCAGTACTGTCGCTGGTAGACCGCCAGCCTTTCGCCGGGACTGAGCCCATGGCCCGCTTTGGCCTCGTTCAACAGTCGACGAGGATAGTCTTCAGGACGGGCTCGCAGCGTCCGCGACCTGCGGTCCAGGGGCGTTCTCAGGACGTCAGAGAAGTCTCTCTGAAACTGCGCGAGCCAGGCAGGGCCTGCCAGGGTCATGCGCGGACCTTTCGTGCCTCGGCGAGTTCCTCGATGACGACCTCGAGGGGTGGTATCGCTGCGTCCCACTCGACGAGCGTAGGAAAGGGCCCCCCCAAAGCCCAGGCGAAGCGATAGAGCTCCCAAACCTCCCGAATGATGGGTTGGTCGTGGGTGTCGATGATCGTTCCATCCGGCTGTTTCGTGTGGCCAGCGAGGTGCACCTGCAGCACGCGCGAGTAGTCGATCGCCTCGAGGTACACCCGTGGGTCGAAGCCGTGGTTGACGCTCGAAACGTACACGTTGTTGATGTCCAACATGAACCAGCAGCCTGAGTCTTTGACGACGCGGGAGTAAAACTCCCACTCCGGCATGGAGGAGCGCTCGAATGCGACGTAGGTGGACAGGTTCTCGATGCCAAAGGGCCGGTCAAGCCGGCGCTGCACTTCACAAGCACGCTCTGCAGCCAGCTCGACGAGCTCGGGGACATAAGGGGTGGGCAGCAGGTCGTGGTGCGAGACGCCTTCGGCCCCCGACCAGCACAGGTGATCGGTGACGAAAGGCACCGCGAGAGCATTGGCCAGATCGGTGACCTTCTGCAGGTACTCTTCGTCGAGAGGCGCGTGTCCCAGGAGGTTCAGCGTCACCCCGTGCATGACCACGGGATAGAGGGCACGAATCCGTGCCAGATGCCGGTTGGGTGGTGAGTCTGGACGAAGATAGTTCTCCGTAATGATCTCGACGTAATCAACGGGTGGTTTGGTCGTCTGGAGTGCGTCGTAAAACGGGGGCCGGAGCCCAACGCCCAGGGCGTCGCGGGCGAGGGCAGGCCTGGCGGTGTCTTTGGCCTTTGGAGACACGAGCCCGGGAGGGTACCTCAGGATCGTTCTGCCTCCCCTGCGGCAATAGGTCGCACCCCCTGACCTTGCCCCCGGGGCTGGCTGGCGGCACCCTCGTGGCATGCAGGATCGCAGTTTGCGCACACGTCTCGGCCTTCTTGCCTGCGCGCTTCTTTCGTTCCTCACGGGCTGCCTGCGTGTTCCGCCCTACCTGCGAGAGACCCTGGCCCGACGCGACATGACCCTGGGGCGGGAGGCCGCCCTTCGAGCGGGGGAACGCCACGCGCAGGCCTACCGAGAAGGTGCGAGTGGGGGAGGAGAGGTCCGAAGTGGAGGTTGCGGGTGCAACTGACGCGCCGGGCGCATCGCACGTTCGAGCGGTCTCACGGCCGCATGCGTCACGCTGGGCGGAGACGTCAACAGTGTTCAGCTTGACCTGAGGGCGCTCTTCGATACCGTCTCCGCGGAGACTACGATGACCATGGTCATGGTCATGTGCCGACCGTGTGATCGTTGCCACCGCTCTGGGAAAGGGCCTCCCCTTGTTGACCAAAGATGAGAGGATCCACGGGTTCGCTGACGTCACCTCTATCTGGTGATGGCCATGCCACGGGGCTCGCGCCAACGTGAAATGGTGTTCAGCACCAGGCCGCCCACACGCCGTCGCAAAGGCGTTTGGCCTCCAAGTGTGCTTGTGAATCCGTCCGTTTCGGGCGACGCTCGGGTTCCGAGGGAACTGCGTGGTGTGGACGTGTCGATGAGTGGCGAGCCGATCATCCGAGAGCGCCTGCAGAGGTTCGTGGAGCTCATGCAACGCGTGGTTTCCCTGCGTTTCCACGTCACCGATGCGCAGGGGGGTGGATAGGAAGTTTAAAGGAGACAACGCGTCGAGTCAGAAAGCCCGATAAAATATGTTCTGTCAACTAACGTAAGCCGCCTTGCGCCCTAAGCTGGCTGCCGGGCAAAGGAATCGTCAGAAAGGGCCTGCCGCGAAATAAATAGGTTGACTTTATCTGCGAGGAGGATCTCCATTGGAGGTGCATGACCAAGGAACGATCGCGGCGTGAATCCGAGATACGGGATCGCTACGGCAAGATAAAGGGGAGTCTGACAGAGAGAGCTCGGCGGCTATTCGTGGCGAACGAGGCGATCGCTTTTGGCTACGGCGGCATTGTCGCTGCATCTCGTGCGACGGGTATGGCACCGAGCGTGGTGGGGCGCGGGATCGCCGAAGTACGGGCGATCGAAAACGGGACGGCGAGGCATTTACCGCCAACGCGAAGCCGTCGACCAGGCGCCGGGCGCAAGAAGGCAACCGAGAAGGATCCGAGATTGATTCCGGATCTGAAGAAGCTTGTAGAATCGACGACACGCGGAGATCCCGAGTCGCCGCTTCTGTGGACAGCTCGTAGCCAGCGCAATCTCGTGGAGGCGCTCAAGAAGCAGGGGCACCAAACGAGCATGAAGATGGTCTCAAGACTGCTCAAGGAGCTCGGCTACAGTCTCCAGGCGAATCGCAAGCGGCTTGAGGGCGCGCAGCATCCAGATCGAAACGCTCAGTTTGAGCACATCAACGAGACACTCCGTCGACAGCTCGAAACGAACGAGCCGGCGATCTCTGTGGACACGAAGAAACGAGAGCTTGTCGGACCGTACAAGAACGGCGGCCGCGAGCTCAGCGGGAAGGAAGATCCGGTCGATGTCAACGTGCACGACTTCGTCGACGACGAAAAGGGACGCGCCACACCGTACGGCATCTACGACCTCCAGAAGAACGAGGCGTGGGTCAGCGTTGGCGTGAGCCACGACACGGGGGAATTCGCGGTGCAGAGCATCCGCACCTGGTGGAGCGAGATGGGCGCCTCGAG
It encodes the following:
- a CDS encoding FixH family protein, whose translation is MTRPPPRRMRLALRLSAKDQPRTQGKGTTKAWGKVRRGTRPPPLQVDPRDARALVFVPGMVATGERGLIEVTLLEATPPPPLKGQSQWSLLVRPIDGTRPEGARVTVVPRMPDHGHGSGTTVVVTSGPQSGQYQAAPVNLFMPGYWLTTVNVELADGRTDQARFGFVIGG
- a CDS encoding DUF2271 domain-containing protein, whose translation is MGAIWMETSQGQFVRTLASWGNVRAKWLSAWLAVSGGNEVDAITGATLTGHTVHEVVWDLRDLHGCEIAAGGYALRMELTDRNGAGANHTVSVDIGTEGFDVSPPDTAGFRDMRAILK
- a CDS encoding DUF3570 domain-containing protein translates to MASSSVYVRADTDRTTVVSPEIRAAAAVGERVTVEASEVVDAWTGASIDVITAATGTIRERRFETNAQVGYRGDLWAFALGLRHSFENDYGSLGGSLRLAADVFQRNTTLALVGFGSTDAVGRAGDPGFRRGVVQLGGRVSVTQVLTRSTLAELQWESVRLEGYQASPYRFVGVGGDGVCGGRAVFCLPEHVPDGRLRNAPSIRLRQALSTRASLGCDYRFYFDSWGLQSHTIEPDLAWLMGRSGTLSVSFRHHTQGRADFYRARYLGLDGSEGFFTRDRKLSTFSYHGVGLSYVHDLRLRDEGTVLQLGARAAFTRFHYLEFLGLERVSVLETTAYVALRFE
- a CDS encoding DNA-binding domain-containing protein, which gives rise to MTLAGPAWLAQFQRDFSDVLRTPLDRRSRTLRARPEDYPRRLLNEAKAGHGLSPGERLAVYQRQYWFRLFAVMQNEYRLVAALAGAWGFNGLVAGFLEKHPPRGHDLGEVALGFDDWLAQGHNAGLPPFEGAAVSATALVQAARIDAAYRAAFWAPEPRAETSRAFQRVGTDQLATGRLRPSGRFFLVEEDWPLLALRSRLTSLPPEAPVPLPPQHPRRVHAALVRGETGPRLWLIDELQARLYERLSELPLAEALAALEREAIALPPTRLSHLVKAWLAESVKFGFWEGVDPC
- a CDS encoding DUF692 domain-containing protein; this encodes MPRGCRQPAPGARSGGATYCRRGGRTILRYPPGLVSPKAKDTARPALARDALGVGLRPPFYDALQTTKPPVDYVEIITENYLRPDSPPNRHLARIRALYPVVMHGVTLNLLGHAPLDEEYLQKVTDLANALAVPFVTDHLCWSGAEGVSHHDLLPTPYVPELVELAAERACEVQRRLDRPFGIENLSTYVAFERSSMPEWEFYSRVVKDSGCWFMLDINNVYVSSVNHGFDPRVYLEAIDYSRVLQVHLAGHTKQPDGTIIDTHDQPIIREVWELYRFAWALGGPFPTLVEWDAAIPPLEVVIEELAEARKVRA
- a CDS encoding DUF4266 domain-containing protein codes for the protein MRTRLGLLACALLSFLTGCLRVPPYLRETLARRDMTLGREAALRAGERHAQAYREGASGGGEVRSGGCGCN
- a CDS encoding ISAzo13 family transposase, with translation MTKERSRRESEIRDRYGKIKGSLTERARRLFVANEAIAFGYGGIVAASRATGMAPSVVGRGIAEVRAIENGTARHLPPTRSRRPGAGRKKATEKDPRLIPDLKKLVESTTRGDPESPLLWTARSQRNLVEALKKQGHQTSMKMVSRLLKELGYSLQANRKRLEGAQHPDRNAQFEHINETLRRQLETNEPAISVDTKKRELVGPYKNGGRELSGKEDPVDVNVHDFVDDEKGRATPYGIYDLQKNEAWVSVGVSHDTGEFAVQSIRTWWSEMGASRYPNATSLVITADGGGSNGYRLRLWKLELQKLVDDLRFPITVCHLPPGTSKWNKIEHRLFSFITQNWRGKPLVTHQVIVNLIAATTTTTGLLVKSRVDSRTYAKGRRVSDKDLALVNLDPNVFHGEWNYTIHPTVPT